A genome region from Flavobacterium sp. includes the following:
- a CDS encoding DNA gyrase/topoisomerase IV subunit A: MKDEEDDNIIPNDDENNQDENLDNIQDGNDDVIDGEGKHFEGAHFYENQEEEGEDVITKVTGMYKDWFLDYASYVILERAVPAIEDGFKPVQRRIMHSLKELDDGRYNKVANVVGHTMQYHPHGDASIGDAMVQIGQKDLLIDCQGNWGNILTGDGAAAPRYIEARLSKFALEVLYSPKITEWGLSYDGRKAEPINLPVKFPLLLAQGAEGIAVGLSTKVLPHNFNELIDASIKILKGKPFTLYPDFMTQGIADVSNYNDGMRGGRVRVRAKISQLDKNTLVITQIPFSTNTSSLIDSILKANDKGKIKIKKIEDNTAADVEILIHLFPGVSPDKTIDALFAFTACETSVAPLGCVIEDNKPLFIGVSQMLKISTHRTVDLLRQELEIQLEELKNKWHFSTLEKIFIREEMYIDFKLYGDRESLYKYLYDRFEPFKKSFVREINDDDLQRLTQIPMIRITRFDSDKADDLIAKLEDEMKEVEHNLEHLTDFAIAYFTKLKEKYGKGRERQTELRVFDNVEATKVVLRNTKLYVNREEGFVGTSLKKDEYVGDCSDIDDVIVFLRDGTLMITKVDAKTFIGKDIIHVAVFDKNDKRTIYNMMYRDGKSGPSYIKRFNVTGVTRDKAYDLTNGTNGSQVVYFSHNPNGEAEVVTILLRQVGTIKKLKFDIDFAKLAIKGRGSKGNLVTKYPIKKIELKEKGISTLLPRKVWFDDTVKRLNVDARGELLGEFKPTDKILIINQSGKLKVIIPELSTHFDEDMIVLEKWKPKKPISAIYYDGEKERYFLKRFLVENEGKEESFITDHPNSQLEIVSTDYRPVAQLVFAKVKGVQKDDLHIDVEDFIAVKGFKALGNQLTTDKLKQVNLLDPLPYEEPVEEVPEKPEISEEDDSVETELDDDGQIGLVLE, translated from the coding sequence ATGAAAGACGAAGAAGACGATAACATAATTCCAAACGACGACGAAAATAATCAAGATGAAAATCTGGATAATATTCAGGATGGCAATGATGATGTGATTGATGGAGAAGGAAAACATTTTGAAGGAGCGCATTTTTACGAAAATCAGGAAGAAGAAGGAGAAGATGTTATTACGAAGGTAACGGGAATGTACAAAGACTGGTTCTTGGATTATGCTTCATACGTAATTTTGGAACGTGCAGTTCCTGCTATCGAAGACGGATTCAAGCCAGTTCAGCGTCGTATTATGCACTCTTTAAAAGAGCTGGATGATGGTCGTTATAATAAAGTTGCCAATGTTGTTGGTCACACCATGCAGTATCACCCACACGGAGATGCTAGTATTGGTGATGCTATGGTACAGATTGGTCAAAAAGATTTATTGATTGACTGCCAGGGAAACTGGGGAAATATTCTAACTGGAGATGGTGCAGCAGCGCCCCGTTATATTGAGGCACGTTTATCTAAATTTGCTTTGGAGGTTTTATATTCTCCAAAAATTACTGAATGGGGATTATCTTATGACGGTAGAAAAGCCGAACCGATTAACCTTCCGGTAAAATTTCCATTACTTTTAGCACAAGGAGCAGAAGGTATTGCGGTTGGGCTTTCTACAAAAGTTTTGCCTCATAACTTCAACGAATTAATTGACGCTTCGATTAAAATCTTAAAAGGAAAGCCATTTACGCTTTATCCGGATTTTATGACGCAAGGTATCGCCGACGTTTCAAATTATAATGACGGAATGCGTGGAGGACGTGTGCGTGTACGTGCTAAAATTTCGCAATTAGACAAAAATACATTGGTAATTACACAGATTCCGTTTTCTACCAATACATCGAGTTTAATTGATAGTATTTTGAAAGCCAATGATAAAGGTAAAATCAAAATCAAAAAAATTGAAGATAATACGGCTGCTGATGTTGAGATTTTAATTCATCTTTTCCCAGGCGTTTCACCAGACAAAACAATTGATGCTTTGTTTGCTTTTACAGCCTGCGAAACTTCTGTAGCGCCTCTAGGATGTGTTATCGAAGATAATAAGCCGTTGTTTATTGGTGTTTCTCAGATGTTGAAAATTTCAACACACAGAACAGTTGATTTACTTCGTCAGGAATTAGAAATTCAGTTAGAAGAATTAAAAAATAAGTGGCACTTTTCTACTTTGGAGAAAATCTTCATTCGTGAAGAAATGTATATCGACTTCAAATTATACGGAGACAGAGAATCACTTTACAAATATTTATACGATCGTTTTGAGCCTTTCAAAAAATCATTCGTCAGAGAAATTAATGACGACGATTTACAGCGTTTGACTCAAATCCCGATGATTCGTATTACACGTTTCGACTCTGATAAAGCCGATGATTTAATCGCTAAGTTAGAAGACGAAATGAAAGAAGTAGAGCATAATCTGGAACATTTAACAGATTTTGCAATTGCTTACTTTACTAAATTAAAAGAGAAATACGGAAAAGGCCGCGAACGTCAGACAGAGCTTCGTGTTTTTGATAATGTTGAGGCTACAAAAGTAGTTTTACGTAATACAAAACTTTACGTAAACCGTGAAGAAGGTTTCGTAGGAACGAGTTTAAAGAAAGATGAATATGTAGGTGATTGTTCTGATATTGATGATGTTATCGTGTTTTTACGAGACGGAACATTGATGATTACAAAAGTAGATGCTAAAACTTTTATAGGAAAAGATATTATACACGTTGCCGTTTTTGATAAAAACGATAAACGCACGATTTACAATATGATGTATCGTGATGGTAAATCAGGTCCGTCATACATAAAACGTTTTAATGTTACAGGAGTAACGCGTGACAAAGCTTATGATTTAACGAATGGTACAAACGGTTCTCAGGTTGTTTATTTTTCACATAATCCAAACGGAGAAGCTGAGGTAGTAACGATATTACTTCGTCAGGTTGGAACGATTAAGAAACTGAAATTCGATATTGATTTTGCTAAATTGGCAATAAAAGGACGTGGTTCTAAAGGAAACTTAGTAACCAAATATCCAATCAAGAAAATCGAATTAAAGGAAAAAGGGATCTCAACATTACTGCCAAGAAAAGTTTGGTTTGATGATACTGTAAAACGTTTAAATGTCGATGCAAGAGGAGAGCTGTTAGGAGAATTTAAACCAACAGACAAAATATTGATAATTAACCAGTCAGGAAAATTAAAGGTCATAATTCCGGAATTGTCAACTCATTTCGATGAAGATATGATTGTTCTTGAAAAATGGAAACCAAAAAAACCGATTTCTGCCATTTATTATGATGGAGAAAAAGAGCGTTACTTCCTGAAACGTTTTCTGGTTGAGAATGAAGGTAAAGAAGAAAGTTTTATTACCGACCATCCGAATTCGCAATTAGAAATCGTTTCGACAGATTATCGCCCTGTGGCACAATTGGTTTTTGCTAAAGTAAAAGGAGTTCAAAAAGACGATCTACATATTGATGTAGAAGACTTTATAGCCGTAAAAGGTTTCAAAGCTTTAGGAAACCAATTGACAACAGATAAATTAAAACAAGTGAATTTGTTAGACCCGCTTCCGTACGAAGAACCAGTTGAAGAAGTTCCTGAAAAACCTGAAATTTCAGAAGAAGATGATTCAGTAGAAACAGAATTAGATGATGATGGCCAAATAGGTCTGGTTTTAGAATAA
- a CDS encoding DNA topoisomerase IV subunit B, which yields MLEQNQYTEDNIRSLDWKEHIRMRPGMYIGKLGDGSAPDDGIYILLKEVLDNCIDEFVMGSGKTIEVTIKDRTVSVRDYGRGIPLGKVVDVVSKMNTGGKYDTKAFQKSVGLNGVGTKAVNALSNYFRVESVREDKQKAAEFSAGNLVSEEDIIETTKRKGTKVTFTPDETIFKNYKFRLEYVVKMVKNYCYLNNGLTIIFNGEKYYSENGLRDLLEETISEEDLEYPIIHLKDHDIEVALTHSKTQYSEEYHSFVNGQNTTQGGTHLAAYREAVVKTIREFYNKNFEASDVRKSIVSAISIKVMEPVFESQTKTKLGSTDMGSDDGTPAVSVRTFVNDFIKTKLDNYLHKNPPTAEALLRKILQAERERKELSGIRKLATDRAKKANLHNKKLRDCRAHLPDTKNPRNLESTLFITEGDSASGSITKSRDVNTQAVFSLRGKPLNSYGMSKKIVYENEEFNLLQAALDIEDGLEKLRYNNIVIATDADVDGMHIRLLLITFFLQFFPELIKEGHLYILQTPLFRVRNKKETIYCYSEEERKDAIEKLKPKPEITRFKGLGEISPDEFKNFIGDTIRLDPVMMDKHTSIEQLLSFYMGKNTPDRQDFIIKNLKVEIDELEEV from the coding sequence ATGCTAGAGCAAAATCAATATACCGAAGATAATATTCGTTCGCTTGATTGGAAAGAACATATCCGTATGCGTCCCGGAATGTATATCGGAAAACTTGGAGACGGATCTGCTCCGGATGACGGTATTTATATTCTTCTAAAAGAGGTTTTAGATAACTGTATCGATGAGTTCGTTATGGGCTCCGGAAAAACTATCGAGGTAACTATTAAGGACAGAACAGTCTCGGTTCGTGACTATGGACGTGGAATTCCGTTAGGAAAAGTAGTAGATGTAGTTTCGAAAATGAACACAGGAGGAAAGTACGATACAAAAGCTTTCCAGAAATCGGTAGGTTTAAATGGTGTCGGAACAAAAGCCGTAAACGCACTTTCAAATTATTTCAGAGTAGAATCAGTTCGTGAAGACAAACAAAAAGCAGCTGAATTCTCTGCAGGAAATCTGGTTTCAGAAGAAGATATTATTGAAACTACAAAACGTAAAGGAACAAAAGTAACTTTTACGCCAGATGAAACGATTTTCAAAAACTATAAATTCCGTTTAGAATATGTCGTAAAAATGGTTAAAAACTATTGTTACCTAAACAATGGTTTAACAATTATTTTCAACGGAGAAAAATACTATTCAGAAAACGGACTTCGCGATTTACTTGAAGAAACCATCAGCGAAGAAGATTTAGAATATCCAATTATTCATTTAAAAGATCATGATATCGAAGTTGCGTTAACACACAGTAAAACGCAATACAGCGAAGAATATCACTCTTTTGTCAACGGGCAGAATACAACGCAGGGAGGAACGCACTTAGCGGCTTACCGTGAAGCGGTTGTAAAAACAATTCGTGAGTTTTACAACAAAAATTTCGAAGCATCAGACGTTCGTAAATCGATTGTAAGTGCGATTAGTATTAAAGTAATGGAACCCGTTTTTGAGTCTCAGACCAAAACAAAATTAGGTTCTACTGATATGGGTTCTGATGACGGAACACCAGCAGTTTCTGTTCGTACTTTCGTTAATGATTTTATCAAAACGAAACTGGATAACTATCTGCATAAAAACCCGCCGACAGCTGAAGCTTTATTACGTAAAATTCTTCAGGCAGAACGCGAAAGAAAAGAATTATCAGGTATTAGAAAACTGGCAACAGATCGTGCTAAAAAAGCCAATCTTCACAATAAAAAATTAAGAGATTGCCGAGCGCATCTTCCTGATACTAAAAACCCAAGAAACTTAGAAAGTACGCTTTTTATTACCGAGGGAGATTCGGCTTCCGGATCGATTACAAAGTCGCGTGACGTAAATACGCAAGCCGTTTTCAGTTTGCGTGGTAAACCTTTGAATTCATACGGAATGTCTAAAAAGATTGTGTACGAAAATGAAGAATTCAACTTGCTTCAAGCTGCACTTGATATCGAAGACGGATTAGAGAAATTGCGTTATAACAACATCGTAATCGCAACCGATGCCGATGTCGATGGAATGCACATTCGTTTGCTTTTAATTACGTTCTTTTTGCAATTTTTTCCTGAATTAATAAAAGAAGGTCATTTGTATATTTTACAAACACCGCTTTTCAGGGTTAGAAACAAAAAAGAAACAATTTACTGTTATTCAGAAGAAGAAAGAAAAGATGCAATTGAAAAATTAAAACCAAAACCAGAAATCACCCGATTTAAAGGTTTGGGAGAGATTTCGCCAGATGAGTTCAAGAACTTTATCGGAGACACGATTCGTCTTGATCCTGTTATGATGGATAAACATACTTCAATCGAGCAGTTGTTATCTTTCTACATGGGAAAAAATACGCCAGACAGACAAGATTTTATTATCAAGAATTTGAAGGTGGAGATTGATGAGCTTGAGGAGGTTTAA
- a CDS encoding PDDEXK nuclease domain-containing protein produces MSDGLQNKVIFQQVAELLQNARQQVLRTVNSTMTITYFEIGRIIVEEEQNGKDRAEYGKQLLKDLSKQLTKEFGRGFSIDNLENMRKLFLTFSKSETLSRILQIQKEQTVSAEFNKVDYQTLSSFFKLTFSHYIFLMRIEDEKERRFYKIESEKHNWSVRELKRQYDTALYTRLALSRDKEGILKLSEQGQIIEKPKDIIKDPYILEFLGLPELHQYSESQLEEKIINKLENFLLELGHGFTFVARQQRITFDDKHFRIDLVFYNRILKCFVLIDLKIGELKHQDLGQMQMYVNYYDREMRLEDENKTIGIVLCQTKSEAVVKYTLPENNEQIFASKYKTVLPSVEVLKELLENK; encoded by the coding sequence GTGTCAGACGGTCTTCAAAATAAAGTTATTTTCCAGCAAGTTGCCGAGCTATTGCAAAATGCCCGACAACAGGTTTTACGTACCGTAAATTCTACAATGACAATTACTTATTTTGAAATAGGAAGAATTATTGTTGAAGAAGAGCAAAATGGAAAAGATAGGGCTGAATATGGCAAACAGCTTTTAAAAGATCTTTCGAAGCAATTAACTAAAGAATTTGGGAGAGGCTTTTCTATTGATAATTTGGAAAATATGAGGAAGCTCTTTTTGACTTTCTCAAAATCCGAGACACTGTCTCGGATTTTACAAATTCAAAAAGAGCAGACAGTGTCTGCGGAATTTAATAAAGTAGATTATCAAACTTTGTCTTCTTTTTTTAAATTGACTTTTAGTCATTATATTTTTTTAATGCGAATTGAAGATGAAAAAGAAAGACGGTTTTACAAAATTGAATCTGAAAAACACAATTGGAGTGTTCGGGAATTAAAACGTCAATATGATACGGCACTTTATACGCGATTAGCTTTAAGTAGAGATAAAGAAGGAATTTTAAAACTTTCAGAACAAGGTCAAATCATTGAAAAGCCGAAAGATATTATCAAAGACCCTTATATTCTTGAATTTTTAGGATTACCAGAATTACATCAATATTCAGAATCTCAGTTAGAAGAAAAGATCATTAATAAGCTGGAAAATTTCTTATTAGAATTAGGTCATGGTTTTACTTTTGTTGCAAGACAGCAGAGAATTACTTTTGATGATAAACATTTTAGAATTGATTTGGTTTTTTATAACAGGATATTAAAATGTTTTGTACTTATTGATCTTAAAATTGGAGAATTAAAACATCAGGATTTAGGTCAAATGCAAATGTATGTCAACTATTATGACAGAGAAATGCGTTTGGAGGATGAAAATAAAACTATCGGAATTGTACTTTGCCAAACTAAAAGCGAAGCCGTAGTAAAATATACTTTGCCAGAAAACAACGAGCAAATATTTGCCAGTAAATATAAAACTGTTTTACCAAGCGTTGAAGTTTTAAAAGAACTTCTTGAAAACAAATAA
- the pncB gene encoding nicotinate phosphoribosyltransferase, producing METTFLKSILDNDFYKFTMQHAVIRLFPKAKVRYGFINRGKHIFPPGFGDLLRKSVDALSDLRLTKEEKNYLAHYCPYLDPTYLDFLQGYSYDPSEVQISQEGSEIKVTVEGFWYRTILWEVPLMALISELFYKSNHLIRLNDEAIKNLTKDKIDKYNKLGVSILEFGTRRRHSYDVHNLVNETLRAFGGQSFIGTSNVHFAMVNNKRPLGTHAHEWFMFHAAQYGFKMANSISLEHWTQVYGGDLGIALTDTYTTEIFFNQFDKKYSKLFDGVRHDSGDPVEFAKKVISHYTKMGIDPKSKAIVFSDSLNFDKVKTIADFCQDKIKMSFGIGTNFTNDVGLPAMNMVIKLTETKPDNTHWQGVVKLSDEKNKNTGTPEMIALAKEVLGIK from the coding sequence ATGGAGACTACTTTTCTGAAATCAATCTTAGACAATGATTTCTATAAATTTACGATGCAACATGCCGTAATCAGGCTTTTTCCAAAGGCAAAGGTTCGTTATGGATTTATAAATCGAGGAAAACATATTTTTCCGCCTGGATTTGGAGATTTGCTTCGAAAATCGGTTGATGCATTGTCAGATCTTCGCTTGACAAAAGAAGAAAAGAATTATTTAGCGCATTATTGTCCTTACCTTGATCCCACTTATTTAGATTTTCTACAAGGATATAGTTATGATCCCTCAGAAGTTCAGATTTCTCAGGAAGGTTCAGAAATCAAAGTTACAGTCGAAGGATTTTGGTATCGAACTATTTTATGGGAAGTGCCGCTTATGGCCTTGATTTCTGAACTTTTTTATAAATCAAATCATTTAATCCGCTTAAATGACGAAGCCATAAAAAATCTTACCAAAGATAAAATTGACAAGTATAACAAGTTAGGCGTTTCTATTTTAGAATTCGGAACAAGACGCCGACATTCCTATGATGTTCATAATTTGGTAAATGAAACCTTAAGAGCTTTTGGAGGTCAGAGTTTTATTGGTACAAGCAACGTACATTTTGCTATGGTCAATAATAAACGTCCGCTGGGAACGCATGCACACGAATGGTTTATGTTTCATGCGGCTCAGTATGGTTTTAAAATGGCAAATTCGATAAGCCTGGAACATTGGACACAAGTTTATGGCGGCGACCTCGGAATTGCACTTACAGATACTTATACGACAGAAATATTTTTCAATCAATTTGATAAAAAATATTCTAAACTTTTCGATGGCGTCCGACATGACAGCGGCGACCCGGTAGAGTTTGCAAAAAAGGTAATTTCGCATTATACCAAAATGGGAATTGATCCGAAATCTAAAGCCATTGTTTTTTCGGATTCACTAAATTTTGATAAAGTAAAAACAATCGCTGATTTTTGTCAGGACAAAATAAAAATGTCATTCGGAATTGGAACAAATTTCACAAACGACGTTGGCCTTCCTGCTATGAATATGGTTATAAAACTGACAGAAACCAAACCCGATAATACGCATTGGCAAGGCGTTGTGAAACTTTCAGATGAAAAAAACAAAAATACGGGAACGCCTGAAATGATTGCTCTGGCAAAAGAAGTACTCGGAATCAAATAG
- a CDS encoding matrixin family metalloprotease, whose amino-acid sequence MKKLKFLIAFLSISLSSCSNDDNSKQDNYNPENEEVILCMTDYMNALNDPNSKPTAASRKSSRWEVGQTIKVKFLDGSNIQHELVKQYVSQWTEYANLNFEYVSKIEDAHIAVAFNLGRPGAWSEIGARLLLPGSLYFNYQNTPSMRLGDISNSDSSRRTVLHEFGHALGLVHETTNPTANINWDLPKTYKYFYDSKDWSKEEVDRQVIQKMNSNDTDYSIYAPLSIMHYNTPAYLTTDGVAVNSMSTFSN is encoded by the coding sequence ATGAAAAAATTAAAATTTTTAATTGCTTTTTTATCAATTTCATTATCATCATGCAGTAATGATGATAATTCAAAACAGGACAATTATAACCCTGAAAACGAAGAGGTTATATTATGCATGACTGATTATATGAATGCGTTAAACGATCCTAATTCAAAACCTACAGCAGCGAGTAGAAAATCATCAAGATGGGAAGTTGGACAAACCATTAAAGTAAAATTCTTAGATGGAAGTAATATTCAACATGAACTAGTTAAACAATATGTAAGTCAATGGACTGAATATGCAAATTTAAATTTTGAATATGTTTCTAAAATTGAGGATGCACATATTGCGGTAGCTTTTAATTTAGGTAGACCTGGTGCATGGTCTGAAATAGGAGCTAGATTGTTACTCCCTGGTTCTCTTTACTTTAATTATCAGAATACGCCTTCAATGCGCTTAGGAGACATTTCAAATAGTGATTCTTCACGTAGAACAGTATTACATGAATTTGGGCATGCCTTAGGTTTAGTACATGAAACAACTAATCCTACTGCAAATATAAATTGGGATTTACCAAAGACTTACAAATATTTCTATGATTCAAAAGATTGGTCAAAAGAAGAGGTTGATAGGCAGGTAATACAAAAAATGAATTCTAATGACACTGATTATAGTATATATGCTCCACTTTCTATAATGCATTATAATACTCCTGCATATCTTACAACTGATGGTGTAGCAGTAAATTCAATGAGTACTTTCTCAAATTGA
- a CDS encoding fibronectin type III domain-containing protein has protein sequence MINARAQKDKILIRWAVNSPIEWQKANKKGFIITRTTVLRDGIILPKPEKILLTPKSLMPEPLDSWLELVQKDNNAAIIAQSIYGESFEVTAAKEGELSKIVNIADQLDQRYTFALYAADMSFEGALKAGWGFVDTNVKNNEVYAYQISVFESPKVKESSYVIGLKDYSVLPAPTDFIAIPDDKKVMLSWDYEIFKRIYTSFMVEKSSDGINYAPISNTALVNLNDKEDHPSKTMYYVDTLSVNDKIYHYRLYGITSFGEKGEITKPITTKGIDAIVTSARLVDYNIINSNEVNLEWDYPKESESFIQGYEINLADNDKGPYKVVSKIISPSERKLNYKENLYPSNYFTISVVGKNNQRLTSQSMLVQPVDSIPPAKPIGLEGVIDSLGVVQLKWKPNQEKDLRGYRILKANTAGEEFVDIYHKSYVGNTYKDSVSLKMTNNKVYYRIAAEDMRYNISEPSDILVLDKPDKIPPAAPIFKDYDNKDGKIHLKWIRSYSEDVVGYSLRRREKGQDKWLEIKQINDTIQEFTDDRIENKKIYQYAILARDKSNLWSSLDHSVVTVQVLDFMPVKIISFLQGLPDRENKKITLTWDYTKNKEKVTSLSIYKNLKGSPPTLWKELNGDVFTLEDKNLKINMEYEYHLIPSLQSSNPAKEEVLTVVY, from the coding sequence ATGATCAATGCCCGAGCTCAAAAAGATAAAATTTTGATTCGCTGGGCAGTTAATTCTCCTATTGAGTGGCAGAAAGCAAATAAAAAAGGATTTATAATTACCAGAACTACGGTTTTACGGGATGGGATTATTTTACCCAAACCCGAAAAAATACTTCTTACGCCAAAATCATTAATGCCGGAACCATTAGATTCCTGGCTTGAGTTAGTACAAAAGGATAATAACGCAGCTATTATTGCACAATCTATTTATGGGGAAAGTTTTGAGGTAACCGCAGCAAAAGAAGGAGAATTATCAAAAATTGTAAATATAGCAGATCAGCTAGATCAGCGTTATACATTTGCCTTATATGCTGCCGATATGAGTTTTGAAGGTGCTCTAAAAGCGGGTTGGGGATTTGTAGATACAAATGTAAAAAACAATGAAGTATATGCTTATCAGATAAGTGTTTTTGAAAGTCCAAAAGTAAAAGAGTCTTCTTATGTAATTGGATTAAAAGATTATAGTGTTCTGCCAGCTCCAACAGATTTTATTGCAATTCCAGATGATAAAAAAGTAATGCTTTCATGGGATTATGAGATCTTTAAAAGAATTTATACTTCTTTTATGGTAGAGAAATCCTCTGACGGGATTAACTATGCACCAATATCCAATACAGCACTTGTTAATTTAAATGACAAAGAAGATCATCCGTCAAAAACAATGTATTATGTTGATACACTTAGTGTCAACGATAAAATATATCACTACAGATTATATGGGATTACTTCATTTGGAGAAAAAGGAGAAATAACTAAACCAATTACGACAAAAGGAATCGATGCAATAGTTACTTCGGCAAGATTAGTAGATTATAATATAATTAATTCAAATGAAGTCAATCTGGAATGGGATTATCCTAAAGAATCAGAAAGTTTTATTCAGGGATACGAAATCAATTTAGCAGATAATGATAAAGGGCCTTACAAAGTTGTTTCTAAAATAATTTCACCATCTGAGCGAAAACTTAATTATAAAGAAAATTTATATCCATCCAATTATTTTACTATTTCTGTTGTTGGCAAAAATAATCAACGATTAACTTCCCAAAGTATGTTAGTACAACCGGTAGATTCTATACCGCCTGCAAAACCAATTGGATTGGAAGGGGTAATTGACAGTCTTGGAGTGGTGCAATTAAAATGGAAACCCAATCAAGAAAAAGATTTACGAGGTTACCGTATTCTAAAAGCCAATACTGCGGGAGAAGAGTTTGTAGATATTTATCATAAATCATACGTCGGAAATACCTATAAAGATAGTGTAAGTCTGAAAATGACCAACAACAAAGTCTATTATAGAATTGCTGCTGAAGACATGCGATATAATATTTCGGAACCATCAGATATTCTAGTTTTAGATAAACCGGATAAAATTCCGCCGGCTGCGCCAATTTTTAAAGATTATGACAATAAAGATGGAAAAATCCATTTAAAATGGATCAGAAGTTATAGTGAAGATGTAGTTGGGTATAGCCTAAGACGAAGAGAAAAAGGACAGGATAAGTGGTTGGAAATTAAACAAATTAACGATACGATTCAGGAATTTACAGATGATAGGATAGAGAACAAGAAAATTTATCAGTACGCTATTTTGGCCAGAGACAAAAGTAATCTGTGGTCTTCATTGGATCATTCTGTTGTAACTGTTCAGGTTTTGGATTTTATGCCTGTTAAGATCATTTCATTTTTGCAAGGATTACCCGATCGTGAAAATAAAAAAATTACTCTGACTTGGGATTATACTAAAAATAAAGAAAAAGTAACCAGTTTAAGCATCTATAAAAATCTAAAAGGATCTCCGCCCACATTATGGAAAGAATTAAATGGAGATGTTTTTACTCTTGAAGATAAAAATTTAAAAATAAACATGGAATATGAGTATCATTTAATTCCAAGTCTGCAAAGTAGTAATCCTGCAAAAGAAGAAGTTTTAACTGTTGTTTATTAG